A region of Leishmania mexicana MHOM/GT/2001/U1103 complete genome, chromosome 8 DNA encodes the following proteins:
- a CDS encoding putative cathepsin L-like protease: protein MATSRAALCAVAVVCVVLAAACAPARAIHVGTPAAALFEEFKRTYGRAYETLAEEQQRLANFERNLELMREHQARNPHAQFGITKFFDLSEAEFAARYLNGAAYFAAAKRHAAQHYRKARADLSAVPDAVDWREKGAVTPVKDQGECGSCWAFSSVGNIEGQWYLAGHELVSLSEQQLVSCDDMNDGCDGGLMLQAFDWLLQNTNGHLYTEDSYPYVSGNGYLPECSNSSELVVGAQIDSHVLIGSSEKAMAAWLAKNGPIAIALDASSFMSYKSGVLTACIGKEVNHAVLLVGYDMTGEVPYWVIKNSWGGDWGEQGYVRVVMGVNACLLSEYPVSAHVRESAAPGTSTSSETPAQNG from the coding sequence atggcgacgtcgagggccgctctctgcgctgttgcggttgtgtgcgtggtgcttgcggctgcctgcgcacccgcgcgcgcgatacacgtgggcacgccggctgctgcgctgttcgAGGAGTTCAAGCGGACGTACGGGCGCGCGTacgagacgctggcggaggagcagcagcggctggcgaaCTTCGAGCGCAACCtggagctgatgcgcgagCACCAGGCGCGGAACCCCCACGCGCAGTTCGGGATCACGAAGTTCTTCGACCTGTCGGAGGCGGAGTTCGCCGCGCGCTACctgaacggcgccgcgtacttcgcagcggcgaagcggcacgccgcccagcactaccgcaaggcgcgcgcggacctgtcggcggtgcctgaTGCGGTGGACTGGCGCGAGAAGGGCGCCGTGACGCCGGTGAAGGATCAGGGTGAGTGCGGGTCGTGCTGGGCGTTCTCGTCGGTCGGCAACATCGAGGGGCAGTGGTACCTTGCCGGCCACGAGCTGGTGAGCCtgtcggagcagcagctggtgagcTGCGATGACATGAACGAtggctgcgacggcggacTGATGCTGCAGGCGTTCGACTGGCTGCTGCAAAACACGAACGGGCACCTGTACACGGAGGACAGCTACCCCTACGTGTCCGGCAACGGTTATCTGCCCGAGTGCTCGAACAGCAGTGAGCTCGTTGTCGGTGCGCAGATCGACAGCCACGTGTTGATCGGAAGCAGCGAAAAGGCGATGGCTGCGTGGCTCGCGAAGAATGGCCCCATCGCGATTGCGCTGGACGCCAGCTCCTTTATGTCCTACAAGAGCGGCGTGCTGACCGCGTGCATTGGTAAAGAGGTGAACCACgctgtgctgctcgtcgggTACGACATGACTGGTGAGGTTCCGTACTGGGTGATCAAGAACtcgtggggtggggactgGGGCGAGCAGGgctacgtgcgcgtggtgatgggggtgaacGCGTGCCTGCTCAGTGAATACCCCGTgtccgcgcatgtgcgggaGAGTGCCGCCCCTggcacgagcacgagcagcgagaCGCCCGCTCAGAACGGATGA
- a CDS encoding putative histone deacetylase, with product MPPPRFAHPELNGTVTVRRFQRPQLETEAHIRKGDLKEPLEAVAGRVGLRARCSTSSPSADLCLVDDQELVLMGKLVDKGVYYITGGVCTDAEGRDTSSQSPKAAVVSSTACGAAPQPPDITVGWCFDARMLLHCSDISRSPETPHRLKRAIEALQGCERALDVLPVELLAPFTVHADSGLVSDSNRVLPPISAANRSQWIPARLATYDEVCSFQDPQVYEHFLKSGAALVNLKSDVYCNDETSSVAARLSAGAVIDASVAALRGVAASRSGTASSAAGRVHPLVSFCLVRPPGHHCTASQPSGFCLVNNVAIAAQQLRIRHASTLPSGPPRIAILDLDVHFGEGTASFVEGACDPGSLLYLSLHRYDKGQFYPFDGRGDTAYVGGSRHAASKGSICNVAVHTNGQQPARCEQVISDYLMNSVFEEIFLPRLAEFRPDLVMVSLGFDAAYGDPLGKMAVEGGFASVLSRVKGWCLHDGRTAGLVVVLEGGYNPEAVAQGVLSVALALSLPRTDPLLLRLVEEKSPKVWADLRQRQERRRREWQQVRKERAEGDVAAGPSDRGSDSKLTASQEPEHVQEDALLLDRHKRWCAALVAKVQQIHREAMTL from the coding sequence ATGCCGCCACCACGTTTTGCGCATCCCGAGCTGAATGGCACCGTAACTGTGCGACGCTTCCAGCGTCCTCAGCTTGAAACTGAAGCGCATATTAGAAAAGGTGACCTGAAAGAGCCGTTGGAAGCTGTAGCTGGTCGAGTGGGCTTGCGAGCACGATGTTCCACGAGCTCACCGTCCGCCGACTTGTGTCTTGTCGACGACCAAGAGCTTGTGCTCATGGGAAAGCTAGTGGATAAAGGAGTGTACTACATCACAGGGGGCGTTTGTACTGATGCAGAGGGCAGGGACACATCATCGCAAAGCCCCAAAGCCGCTGTTGTGAGCAGCACGGCATGTGGGGCGGCACCGCAACCTCCCGACATCACCGTGGGGTGGTGTTTCGACGCGCGCATGCTGCTACATTGCTCTGACATCAGCCGCTCCCCTGAAACACCACACCGTCTGAAACGCGCAATTGAGGCACTTCAGGGCTGCGAGCGCGCGCTCGACGTTCTGCCTGTCGAGCTGCTGGCTCCCTTTACGGTGCACGCGGATAGTGGCTTGGTGTCGGACTCGAACCGAGTTCTGCCACCGATAAGCGCAGCCAACCGCTCGCAATGGATACCTGCACGACTCGCCACCTATGACGAGGTTTGCTCCTTCCAAGATCCGCAAGTCTACGAACATTTTTTGAAGAGTGGGGCGGCTCTGGTGAACTTGAAAAGTGACGTTTACTGCAACGACGAGACAAGCAGCGTAGCTGCCCGACTTTCGGCAGGCGCCGTGATCGACGCTAGtgttgccgcgctgcgcggTGTGGCGGCTTCCCGGTccggcaccgcctccagcgctgctggGCGTGTGCATCCCCTCGTGTCATTTTGTCTTGTGCGGCCGCCGGGGCATCATTGCACGGCCTCACAGCCGAGCGGATTTTGCCTGGTCAACAATGTCGCCATTGCAGCTCAGCAACTGCGCATTCGACACGCATCAACGTTGCCCTCTGGCCCTCCGCGCATCGCCATTCTCGATCTGGACGTCCACTTCGGCGAGGGAACCGCCTCTTTTGTTGAGGGTGCCTGCGACCCCGGCTCGCTACTGTATCTGTCGCTCCACCGCTACGATAAAGGGCAGTTCTACCCCTTCGACGGCCGCGGCGACACGGCTTACGTGGGAGGGAGCCGACACGCCGCCTCCAAAGGCAGCATCTGTAATGTTGCCGTCCACACCAACGGGCAACAGCCGGCACGATGTGAGCAGGTCATCTCCGACTACCTAATGAACTCCGTGTTCGAGGAGATTTTCTTGCCCCGGCTGGCTGAGTTTAGGCCCGACCTAGTCATGGTGTCACTGGGGTTCGATGCTGCCTATGGCGATCCATTGGGCAAGATGGCCGTCGAGGGTGGGTTTGCCTCTGTCCTGTCGCGGGTGAAGGGGTGGTGCCTGCATGACGGACGGACAGCGGGGTTGGTCGTTGTTCTGGAGGGCGGGTACAACCCAGAGGCGGTTGCGCAAGGGGTGCTCTCTGTCGCTCTTGCCTTGAGCCTTCCTCGCACCGACCCTTTGCTACTGCGTTTGGTTGAGGAAAAGTCACCGAAGGTCTGGGCAGACCTGCGGCAACGCCAggagcggcgtcgtcgcgaGTGGCAGCAGGTGCGAAAGGAGCGGGCAGAAGGGGATGTCGCAGCAGGACCCAGCGACCGGGGCTCTGATTCGAAGCTGACTGCATCGCAGGAACCAGAGCACGTCCAAGAAGACGCGTTGCTTCTGGATCGTCACaagcgctggtgcgccgcacTGGTAGCCAAGGTTCAGCAAATACACCGGGAAGCCATGACACTTTAG